In a single window of the uncultured Pseudodesulfovibrio sp. genome:
- the ptsP gene encoding phosphoenolpyruvate--protein phosphotransferase, with protein MADSTLTGIPVATGIAIGKAFFVNRNHMANLPRQIVAAEDMPAEIERLHAAFKSVETELAAIREQVPEELKSHGSLIDTHLMMLKDPKLSGAAAKYIETLGLNAAWALEKAVADQEAAFEAIKDQYIRERMQDVRVVAEKVQTKLMGVKTDLSSISGRAIIMAHDLTPADTVELQVDKIMAFATVRGGKTSHTGIMARSLGIPALVGVGRLEEIHDGDLVVIDGLNGKIVVNPTESELAEYNERAALFEDYTRKIRRHCHMPAETFDGSRVMVYANIELVEEVTAVLDNGGEGVGLYRTEYAYLNRTSLPTEDELAEKYIDLAAIMSPRKVVFRTLDLGSDKFISTFGELNETNPAMGLRAIRFCLKNPQLFKTQLRAILRASAYGNVSLMFPMISGVKEVRQAKAWLAQAKAELRREGVDYDPDMPIGTMIELPAAVMIAEFLAHEVDFFSIGTNDLIQYSIGVDRTNRHVSYLYQPLHPATLRAIKLVVDAAHQAGIEVSLCGEVASDPFCVPILLGMGIDSISMTPQAIPGIKRIIRQTNMHDCRLLLKDVLECRTVSRINNLVMDNIFKHFPEEVTFFSSLLENDELPS; from the coding sequence ATGGCTGACTCGACCCTCACGGGCATACCGGTCGCCACCGGCATTGCCATCGGCAAGGCCTTTTTCGTCAACCGGAACCATATGGCGAACCTGCCCCGGCAGATCGTCGCCGCCGAAGACATGCCCGCGGAGATCGAGCGTCTCCACGCCGCCTTCAAATCCGTGGAAACGGAACTTGCCGCCATCCGTGAGCAGGTTCCGGAGGAACTCAAAAGCCACGGCTCGCTCATCGACACCCACCTGATGATGCTCAAGGACCCCAAGCTGTCCGGGGCCGCCGCTAAATATATCGAGACCCTTGGGCTGAACGCGGCCTGGGCTTTGGAGAAGGCCGTGGCCGACCAGGAAGCCGCCTTCGAAGCCATCAAGGACCAGTACATCCGCGAACGCATGCAGGACGTGCGCGTGGTCGCGGAAAAGGTCCAGACCAAGCTCATGGGCGTGAAGACCGACCTGTCCTCCATTTCGGGACGGGCCATCATCATGGCCCACGACCTGACCCCTGCCGACACCGTCGAGCTTCAGGTGGACAAGATCATGGCCTTTGCCACCGTGCGCGGCGGCAAGACCTCGCACACCGGCATCATGGCCCGGTCGCTGGGTATCCCCGCCCTGGTCGGTGTGGGCCGCCTGGAGGAGATTCACGACGGAGACCTGGTCGTCATCGACGGGCTCAACGGCAAGATCGTGGTCAACCCCACCGAGTCCGAGCTGGCCGAGTACAACGAGCGGGCCGCCCTCTTCGAGGACTACACCCGCAAGATCCGCCGCCACTGCCACATGCCTGCCGAGACCTTCGACGGGTCACGGGTCATGGTCTACGCCAACATCGAGCTGGTCGAGGAAGTGACCGCCGTGCTGGACAACGGCGGTGAAGGCGTGGGGCTGTACCGCACGGAATACGCCTACCTCAACCGGACCAGCCTGCCCACCGAGGACGAGCTGGCCGAGAAGTACATCGACCTGGCCGCGATCATGTCCCCGCGCAAGGTGGTCTTCCGCACGCTGGACCTGGGCAGTGACAAATTCATCTCCACCTTCGGCGAACTCAATGAGACCAACCCGGCCATGGGGCTGCGGGCCATCCGCTTCTGCCTCAAGAATCCCCAGCTGTTCAAGACCCAGCTGCGCGCCATCCTGCGCGCCTCGGCCTACGGCAACGTCTCGCTGATGTTCCCCATGATCTCGGGCGTGAAGGAGGTCCGCCAGGCCAAGGCATGGCTGGCCCAGGCCAAGGCGGAGCTGCGGCGCGAAGGCGTGGACTACGACCCGGACATGCCCATCGGAACCATGATCGAGCTGCCCGCCGCCGTGATGATCGCCGAGTTCCTGGCCCACGAGGTGGACTTCTTCTCCATCGGGACCAACGACCTGATCCAGTACTCCATCGGCGTGGACCGGACCAACCGGCACGTGTCCTATCTGTACCAGCCTCTGCACCCGGCCACCCTGCGGGCCATCAAATTGGTGGTTGACGCCGCGCACCAGGCGGGCATAGAAGTGTCGCTCTGCGGCGAGGTGGCCTCGGACCCGTTCTGCGTGCCCATTCTGCTCGGCATGGGCATCGACTCCATCTCCATGACCCCGCAGGCCATTCCCGGCATAAAGCGGATCATCCGGCAGACCAACATGCATGACTGCCGCCTGC
- a CDS encoding HPr family phosphocarrier protein translates to MMEDNNMTDEAPEYLSRKVIVSSENGLHARPAGRLAQEAQTFDSEISLVVGDQSVDAKSILDILTLAAGPGHMVELRAQGADAEAALDRLEALFLNKFEGA, encoded by the coding sequence ATGATGGAAGACAACAACATGACCGACGAGGCTCCGGAGTACCTGTCCAGGAAGGTGATCGTCTCCTCGGAGAACGGGCTGCACGCGCGGCCCGCGGGAAGGCTGGCCCAGGAGGCCCAGACTTTCGACTCCGAAATTTCCCTGGTCGTCGGCGACCAGTCCGTGGACGCCAAGTCCATCCTCGACATCCTGACGCTGGCCGCCGGTCCGGGACACATGGTTGAACTGCGCGCCCAGGGAGCGGACGCCGAGGCCGCGCTGGACCGGCTCGAAGCGCTGTTTCTGAACAAATTCGAAGGGGCATAA
- a CDS encoding PTS system mannose/fructose/sorbose family transporter subunit IID — translation MTMAEHSFPHLRADTRTVAFLRSFMRCYLAGAAFNSRGLQNIGLMYAMLPGLTAIHEDPKELKTALKRYARHYQSHPFWTPCMVGILLNVETTISAGHFPPRMLAKVKDTTSYTLSAIGDSVFAGSTLIFWALATICLLMTGFPILAFAVGLIFFLGLQVFRAYTFVCGVKQGFRFLERLRRWDLINWGTKVKYANAALLLWLWTLIWPRPYDWWEFAVGLTALMLFGRYVRTGLLSRVLAVAVFVGLTEFFPLLENLARNAFGL, via the coding sequence ATGACCATGGCGGAGCACAGCTTCCCCCATCTGCGGGCCGATACCCGGACAGTGGCCTTCCTGCGCAGCTTCATGCGCTGTTATCTGGCCGGCGCCGCCTTCAACTCCCGGGGGCTGCAGAACATCGGTCTGATGTACGCCATGCTGCCAGGGCTCACGGCCATCCACGAAGACCCCAAGGAACTCAAGACGGCGCTCAAGCGGTACGCCCGGCACTACCAGTCCCACCCGTTCTGGACCCCTTGCATGGTCGGCATCCTGCTCAACGTGGAGACGACCATCAGCGCCGGACATTTTCCGCCGCGCATGCTGGCCAAGGTCAAGGATACCACCAGCTACACTCTTTCGGCCATCGGCGATTCGGTCTTCGCGGGCAGCACGCTGATCTTCTGGGCACTGGCGACCATCTGCCTGCTGATGACGGGTTTCCCGATCCTGGCCTTCGCGGTCGGCCTGATTTTCTTTCTGGGGCTGCAGGTCTTCAGGGCCTACACCTTCGTCTGCGGGGTCAAACAGGGATTCCGCTTCCTGGAGCGGTTGCGCCGCTGGGATTTGATCAACTGGGGCACCAAGGTCAAGTACGCCAACGCCGCCCTGCTGTTGTGGCTGTGGACGCTCATCTGGCCGCGCCCGTACGACTGGTGGGAGTTTGCGGTCGGCCTGACCGCGCTCATGCTCTTTGGCCGCTACGTGCGTACGGGGCTGCTCTCGCGGGTCCTGGCCGTGGCCGTTTTCGTCGGCCTCACCGAATTTTTCCCATTGTTGGAGAACCTGGCCAGAAACGCTTTTGGCTTGTGA
- a CDS encoding biotin transporter BioY: protein MAEKTPNATSSGQPPLADLHRLVWTALMAALIGAGAYLIVPVGPVPVSMQPFFIFLAGYLLGPRHAFLAMALYLLAGIIGLPVFAGGKSGLGYAFGPTGGYLLGFLGTALICGLARTRDGELPWLRGVCAGLAGVGFVYLTGAVWLKMVLNLTWTKAVALGVIPFIPWDILKVVVALACARHMVRLRLTPGRR from the coding sequence ATGGCTGAAAAAACGCCGAACGCCACTTCATCAGGCCAGCCTCCCCTGGCCGACCTGCACAGGCTGGTCTGGACCGCACTCATGGCCGCACTCATCGGGGCCGGAGCGTATCTCATCGTGCCCGTGGGCCCGGTTCCGGTATCCATGCAGCCGTTCTTCATTTTTCTGGCCGGATATCTGCTCGGCCCCCGGCACGCGTTCCTGGCCATGGCGCTCTATCTCCTGGCCGGAATAATCGGCCTGCCCGTGTTCGCGGGCGGCAAGTCCGGGCTCGGCTACGCCTTTGGCCCCACCGGCGGCTATCTGCTCGGTTTTCTGGGAACAGCCCTGATCTGCGGCCTGGCCCGAACCCGCGACGGGGAACTGCCATGGCTGCGCGGCGTGTGCGCCGGACTGGCCGGGGTGGGTTTTGTCTACCTGACCGGCGCGGTCTGGCTCAAGATGGTCCTCAACCTGACCTGGACCAAGGCCGTGGCCCTGGGCGTTATCCCCTTCATCCCCTGGGACATCCTCAAGGTCGTGGTCGCTCTGGCCTGCGCCCGACACATGGTCCGGCTGCGCCTGACGCCCGGTCGTCGATAA